TGCTACAACTGCCAGGAAAGATGCCCGCGCGGAATAAAAATAACCGACGAGATACTCAAACTCCGAAGCGAAGCCGTGAAAAAAGGAAAAGTGCTCCCGGCGCACAGAGCTGTATGCAGATATCTTATCGAAACAGGGCATGCCATACCGATCGATGAAATGCACATATCCATCAGGAAACAAATAGGGCTTGCTGAGCCAGAAACTGTCCATAAGTATCCAAAAGCCCGGAAGGAAGTAAAAACTCTCCTCAAATCTACCGGATTCGATGAGCTGATAAAAAAATGAAGGAACTGTCTCTTTTTCTGGGATGCCTCATCCCTAACCGCTATCCTGGTATTGAAAAAGCCACAAGACTCGTTCTTGACAGGCTTGATATTAAATGGAGCGAACTGAAAGAGGCTTCATGCTGTCCCGCACCGGGAGTATTCCGTTCATTTGACAGAACAACCTGGCTTGCTATCGCATCAAGGAATCTTGCGCTTGCAGAGGATAAGAACACGGATTTGCTCACGATCTGCAACGGTTGTTTCAGCTCGCTGATGGATGCCAATAATACCCTGAAAAACGATAGTATTCTCAGGAATGAAGTGAACACGCACCTTAAAAAAATAGGCAGGGAATACCTCGGTACCATAGAGGTCAGGCACATAATAGAATTCCTCTACAGAGATATCGGCGCGAAGAATCTGGGCAAGTTTATAGAGAAACCTCTTGAGGTCAGGGCTGCTGTGCATTACGGATGCCATTTACTGAAACCCACAAAGGACAGAAAGCTTGGGACGGCACAATGCCCCGTGTTTTTTGATGAGCTTGTTGAGGCTACGGGTGCTGTGAGCGTGCCATACGAAGGCAAAACAAGCTGCTGCGGTGCTGGCGGAGGTGTGCGGTCTGCAATGCCTGAGACTTCCTTAAAGATGACAGAATACAAACTTGAACGGATGAAAAAAGCAGGCGTTGACTGTATAGTGAATGCCTGTCCCTTCTGCCATCTGCAATACGATGCAGGACAGGTAGAACTTGCGAAAGCCGGAAAAATCTATAGCCTGCCTGTGGTTCACTACAGCCAGTTGCTCGGGCTTGTATTTGGGTATACGCCAGAGGAGGTAGGACTGCGCCTGAATGCAATTATAAACCCTGATTTTGAAGAAAAAATAGCACAGATACAAAAAAGAAATAACAGGGATTAGTGGGCAGATGGGGGTTTGATGGTGGTGGTAAAAAAGTTTATTTTTCTGCCCACTATAATTCGTATATATGCGAACATAATATTTATAGTTTACGCATGTGCCTTTAAATATAAAGAAAAAAATTGTGCAAATCCTTCGTTGGCGGATTAAAAACGTATGAACATCGGAAAGTTGCGATTGGATGGGAATCTCATATTAGCCCCCATGTCTGATGTTACAAACCTGCCATTCAGGCTGCTTTGCAAAAAATACGGGGCATCGTTGGTTTATTCAGAGATGAAATGTTCTGAGGCAATTGTGCGGCAAAACCAAAAAAGCACAGCAAGATGTTTTATATGCAAGGATGAGAGACCCTCGGGAATACAGTTATTGGGTTCGGATCCGGTTATTCTGGTTAACTCAGCACTTATATTGCAAGAAATATTCAATCCCGATGTTTTTGACATGAACCTCGGATGCCCTGCACAGAGCGTTATTAAAAATGGGTTTGGGTCAGCGCTCCTGGAAAAACACGAATTAATCAGGGAAATCATAAAACAACTTCGTGATTCCTTGAATGTGCCGCTCACCGCGAAAATCAGGATACTGAACAGGTTTGAGGAAACCCTTAAAATCGCGAGGATTATTGAGAACGCTGGCGCAGATGCGATTACAGTTCATGGAAGGACGCAAAAGCAGGGGTATTCAGGAAAATCTAATCTTGAGGTCATTAAAGGTATCAAAAGTGAGCTGTCAATTCCAGTAATTGCAAACGGGGACATCGTTGATGAAAAAACTGCGAAGCATGTGCTTGAATATACGCAGTGTGACGGGCTAATGATAGGACGGGCTGCCATCGGCAACCCTTATATTTTCCGCAGACTCAAGCATTACATGGATCATGGAGAACTTTTATCGCAGCAGACGACTGAGGAGCGACTGGATGACTTTTTTGAATACGAGGCTACGTGCCGCAGGTATGGTTTGTTCTCGTTCAGGGATTTGAATGTAAAAGCTATGTGGTTCACCAAAGGCATGAAAAATATCAAGCCAACGCGCATGGAAATAAATCAAACAAAGGATATTGGGTCGTTACTGGAAATCATGCATGGATTGAAGGTTACCAATATTAACCATACCCTTTAATACAAAAAACCCTTATTCTAAATCCCATGCACGGCTGGACAGGTAAAACCGTAACCATTGATTTGACTGACAGCGAAATAAAGGATTCAAAGAGCAATTCCAATAATCTTCGTTCCTTTATCGGGGGAAGGGGGCTTGGAATAAAATTATATTACGATGCCATAGACCCGAATATCGGGCCGCTAACGCCTGACAATATTCTCATCTTCGCAACAGGTCCGCTTACGGGGACAGCAGCCCCGATGTCAGGCAGGCATGTCATGGTATCCAAATCCCCCCTTACAGGCACGATATTTGATTCAAGCAGTGGCGGGTTTTTCGGGAAAGAGCTAAAGTTCGCAGGAATCGATGCATTGGTAATAAAAGGCAAAGCTGAAGAACCAGTTTACATCGCTGTCAAAAACGATGAAATCGAAATACGAAGAGCAGATGAGTTATGGGGGGAAAACGTCAGGGCATGCACCCAGAAACTGTCATCAAGTGGGCGCGTGGCGTGCATAGGTCGCGCGGGCGAGAAGCTTGTTCCGATAGCCAATGTCATGAACGACTATTTCCATGCCTGCGGGCGGGGAGGGCTTGGCGCGGTCATGGGGTCAAAGAAGCTGAAAGCGGTTGTGGTAAAAGGAGAGAGGAAACCTGAGATTGCGGATGAGGAGGCATTTGGGAAAGCGCTCCTGGATGCGCTGAACCTCGCAAAAAATGACGCATCAAAAGGACTTTCAATGTACGGGACTTCAGCAATGGCAAACCTGATGAACTATATGAAGCTCCTGCCTGCACAGAACTTCAGGAAAAGCGGGTTTGCAGGTATGGATAAAGTCTCTGGTGAATTCATCAAGGAGCATTACGACATCAGAGGTCATGCCTGCTATAACTGCACCATCGCATGCAAGCACGTCATTAAAAGCGGCGCATTTGAGGGGCATGAAGTCCCGGAATATGAGACCTTGTGGGCGTACGGACCAGACAATAACAATGCGGATATGGATGCCATTATCAAGGTCAACCGCCTCTGCAATGACTACGGTTTAGACACAATCTCTTCAGGTTCTACAATTGCGGCTTATGCTGAAATAATTGGCGAAGACATAAAAGAATTGGCAGGGAATGTTGAGAAGATAGGCGAAAAGGAGGGAATTGGGGAAGAGCTCGGTAAGGGGTCAAAGGCTCTTTCAAAATTGCGAGGAAAAGATGCTGCGATGCAGGTCAAGGGGCTTGAGCTTCCTGGCTATGACCCGCGCGGCGCCTTCGGGATGGCGCTTGCCTATGCAACCTCGAACCGCGGGGGATGTCATCTGCGCGCCTACATGATTGCGCCTGAGATTCTGGGAAAGCCCATGAAGGTTGAGCCAAAGACATTTTCAGGAAAGGCAGAGCTTGTCAGCATATTCCAGAATGCGACGGCAGCCCTTGATTCGCTTGTGCTGTGCATTTTCTCTTCGTTTGCGATATCGGAAGTGGAGTTTGCGAACATGCTGAGCGCGGCGACAGGTATGGATTATTCGACTGAGGAGTTCCGCAAAGTCGGCGAGAGAATCTGGAACCTTGAGCGGCTGTTTAATATCGGGGCAGGATTCTCGCGAAAGGATGATACTCTGCCTGAGAGGTTCTTCGGGAGCGGCGGGATTAATAAGGCTGAGTTTGAGAAGGCGCTGGATGAGTATTATGCTCTCAGGGGATGGGATGAGAACGGGGTGCCGACGAGGGAGAAGCTGAAAGAATTGGGTCTTCTCTAAAAATCGCAAAGTCCACCGAAGGCGGATTTGGGTGAAGTGAGGCGCTACCGACCGAAACTGCGTGTTATATTAGTCGGAACATAGGAGACCGAGCCAAGTGCAAGGGATTTTGCGAAGAGTTGAATTGTGGGCTTAAATAAATTTTATATCAACGCCTTCATCATTGGAAGTATTAACCAATAATCTTTCTATCTTAATAGATCTCATTTTATATTCTTCAATAATTGATATTTCATCTAATGAGTCAATTATCGGCTTTAAGAAATTATCTAAATCGTTCTTGTCTTTCCCAACTCTTGATTTCTCTAGAAATAATTTAATTTCAATCCCAAACTCTGAATTTATTTTCTGATAATCTTTGAAAGATTCTTTTATGTCGTTCTTAAACTTCCAATAAGGGCTTCCTTCTTTAGTTGGGCCACCAAAAGTAACTGGCTTGGTAAATATTCTTGACATGATATTATTTAATTGGTTGATGTTTTGTTTTCTAGCCCACAATTCAATTGAATATAACGTTCACAGATTTACAATGTTTCGCCTATAATCCCATTCATACACGACTGCTGCCAGGTGCGAAGCGAACATAGCCGCTGTTATCCGAGTGCGGTACCATCGAAGCGAGCGACAACGAGCGGAGAGTTGTTGGTGTATTATTTCTTCCTCCTTGGAGGAGTTTGCGGTGGAAGTTGTGAGACAATTTGATTTTTTACATCTTGTAACCATAGAATTGAATTTTCATATTTCTGTTGGTCTTTCTGTTTCTTTGAAATCAGTTTTAGGCCAGTTAGATTTTTAATGCTCTCATCAATAGTAAGTAATATCACAGCGCCTGCTTCACTATGACCACCTAAAGGCAACAAAGCTAAACCATCAAG
The sequence above is drawn from the Candidatus Methanoperedens sp. genome and encodes:
- the hdrC gene encoding CoB--CoM heterodisulfide reductase subunit C, translating into MKSSEILTCFQCGTCTGSCPSGRYTSLNVRRIIKDSLQKDISDELDLWMCTTCYNCQERCPRGIKITDEILKLRSEAVKKGKVLPAHRAVCRYLIETGHAIPIDEMHISIRKQIGLAEPETVHKYPKARKEVKTLLKSTGFDELIKK
- the hdrB gene encoding CoB--CoM heterodisulfide reductase subunit B, which codes for MKELSLFLGCLIPNRYPGIEKATRLVLDRLDIKWSELKEASCCPAPGVFRSFDRTTWLAIASRNLALAEDKNTDLLTICNGCFSSLMDANNTLKNDSILRNEVNTHLKKIGREYLGTIEVRHIIEFLYRDIGAKNLGKFIEKPLEVRAAVHYGCHLLKPTKDRKLGTAQCPVFFDELVEATGAVSVPYEGKTSCCGAGGGVRSAMPETSLKMTEYKLERMKKAGVDCIVNACPFCHLQYDAGQVELAKAGKIYSLPVVHYSQLLGLVFGYTPEEVGLRLNAIINPDFEEKIAQIQKRNNRD
- a CDS encoding tRNA-dihydrouridine synthase family protein; the encoded protein is MNIGKLRLDGNLILAPMSDVTNLPFRLLCKKYGASLVYSEMKCSEAIVRQNQKSTARCFICKDERPSGIQLLGSDPVILVNSALILQEIFNPDVFDMNLGCPAQSVIKNGFGSALLEKHELIREIIKQLRDSLNVPLTAKIRILNRFEETLKIARIIENAGADAITVHGRTQKQGYSGKSNLEVIKGIKSELSIPVIANGDIVDEKTAKHVLEYTQCDGLMIGRAAIGNPYIFRRLKHYMDHGELLSQQTTEERLDDFFEYEATCRRYGLFSFRDLNVKAMWFTKGMKNIKPTRMEINQTKDIGSLLEIMHGLKVTNINHTL
- a CDS encoding aldehyde ferredoxin oxidoreductase family protein; amino-acid sequence: MHGWTGKTVTIDLTDSEIKDSKSNSNNLRSFIGGRGLGIKLYYDAIDPNIGPLTPDNILIFATGPLTGTAAPMSGRHVMVSKSPLTGTIFDSSSGGFFGKELKFAGIDALVIKGKAEEPVYIAVKNDEIEIRRADELWGENVRACTQKLSSSGRVACIGRAGEKLVPIANVMNDYFHACGRGGLGAVMGSKKLKAVVVKGERKPEIADEEAFGKALLDALNLAKNDASKGLSMYGTSAMANLMNYMKLLPAQNFRKSGFAGMDKVSGEFIKEHYDIRGHACYNCTIACKHVIKSGAFEGHEVPEYETLWAYGPDNNNADMDAIIKVNRLCNDYGLDTISSGSTIAAYAEIIGEDIKELAGNVEKIGEKEGIGEELGKGSKALSKLRGKDAAMQVKGLELPGYDPRGAFGMALAYATSNRGGCHLRAYMIAPEILGKPMKVEPKTFSGKAELVSIFQNATAALDSLVLCIFSSFAISEVEFANMLSAATGMDYSTEEFRKVGERIWNLERLFNIGAGFSRKDDTLPERFFGSGGINKAEFEKALDEYYALRGWDENGVPTREKLKELGLL